GCCTACTGCTGCCGCTGCGCCAGCTGCTGGGCCACCGTCCGCTGGACCTGCTGCAGCCCCGGGGTGTCCAGCAGGCCGACCTGGCCCTCGAGCTGGCGGAGCAGGTGGGGGTCGGCGACGGCGCGCTCGGAGGACTGCAGCAGGACCGTGCCGGCGCCGGTGAAGTCGTACTGGCGCTCCTCGCCGGACTGCATCCCGACCAGGCCGAGCACCCCGCCGAGGAAGCCCTGCATCCAGCCGGCGTCGTAGTGGTGGCTCGGCGAGGGGCAGTCGGCCCAGCCGACCAGCGCCTGCGGGTCCACCCGCAGCGGGGGCTCGGCGAAGATGACCGGCCCCGAGCTGGAGGCGAGGAACTTGCCGGTGCCGACCAGGGTGAGGAAGCCCGGGACGATCGACTGCTTGAGCTCCAGCCCGGGGTCGAAGGCCAGCAGGTTGGCCGCCCGCAGGGTGAGGTTGCCGTCCTCGATGTCGTAGCTGTTGATGTCGTAGCCACGGTCGCCGAGCAGCAGGTGGCCCGAGCCCGTCGCGACCACCCAGTCGCGGGTGTACAGCGGCGCGGAGAAGCGTGAGGCGACCATCCCGCCGAGGCTCGCCGAGCTGAGCGGCTCGAACCGGATCCCCTGGCCGCCGGGGGCCGGGTAGTAGGCGATCATCCGGCCGGTCTGCATGAACAGCTGGCCGTCGAGGCGCCGGCAGTAGGCGTAGCTGTTGCCGGGGACGTTGTCGTCGTCGGGCAGCGTCGTGGGGTTCAGCGGGATCATCTCTGGCCTCAGACCTTCTGCTCGGACGCCTGGACGTACACGGTGCCCTGGCCGGTCAGCCGCAGCTGGACGGCCTCGCCGGAGCCGCGGCCGACGGCGTCGCGCCAGCCGACGGAGGCGGACAGGTCGACCTGGACGTGGCCGAGGTGGGCGACGTAGGCCTGCGGGTCGACGGCGACGGTCTGGCCGCCGCCCACCGGGATGGCGAACGTGCCGCCGTGGCTGAGCAGGGCCGCCGAGCCGACGCCGTGCAGCTGCGTGGTGGCCAGGCCCATGCCGCTGGCGACGTTGCGCACCGCGCCGCGCAGGCCGCCCTGCTGGCCGACCATGACCAGCGTGGACTGCAGGGCGGCGTCGTGGGCCATGAGCCGGTCGGCCTCGACCTGCAGCGGGCCGGACCCGTCGAGGTCCACCACGGTGACGTGCAGCCCGCGGAAGCCGTAGTGGACGGCGCCCTGGCCCTGGGCGACCATC
Above is a window of Aquipuribacter hungaricus DNA encoding:
- a CDS encoding AIM24 family protein, with the translated sequence MIPLNPTTLPDDDNVPGNSYAYCRRLDGQLFMQTGRMIAYYPAPGGQGIRFEPLSSASLGGMVASRFSAPLYTRDWVVATGSGHLLLGDRGYDINSYDIEDGNLTLRAANLLAFDPGLELKQSIVPGFLTLVGTGKFLASSSGPVIFAEPPLRVDPQALVGWADCPSPSHHYDAGWMQGFLGGVLGLVGMQSGEERQYDFTGAGTVLLQSSERAVADPHLLRQLEGQVGLLDTPGLQQVQRTVAQQLAQRQQ
- a CDS encoding AIM24 family protein, producing the protein MGTFEAVNGKVVTARVQHGREVLARRGSMLAYTGDVRFSPVHGGGGGGLGGGLGGMAGRMLAGEQVAMMVAQGQGAVHYGFRGLHVTVVDLDGSGPLQVEADRLMAHDAALQSTLVMVGQQGGLRGAVRNVASGMGLATTQLHGVGSAALLSHGGTFAIPVGGGQTVAVDPQAYVAHLGHVQVDLSASVGWRDAVGRGSGEAVQLRLTGQGTVYVQASEQKV